Below is a window of Zymoseptoria tritici IPO323 chromosome 9, whole genome shotgun sequence DNA.
AACAGACAGCGATCTAGGTTCGAATATGGAAATGGTCGACGAGTAAGTTATGGAAACCCCTGTGTGTAAGAAGAGCGAGGCGTGAGGTGGGAGTCGCACGGCTCCGTTTTAAAATAAGGCAGCCCGCGGACGGAACGGAAGCCAGTCTGCAGTCGCAGCCCAACTCAACAGATGCCGATGCTGGGATCATGCTTGCTCGTAGCGAGCCTTATGAATGCACGTCGCCAGCCCCTCGGCTGCACAAAGAGGTGTGtgacgagctcgacgagaGGAGTCGCTGCTGTATCACAAAACGACTGCGCAGTCGCTCTTGCCGTAGCACCACTCGGTGCGTATTATTATCAATACGGATGGTCTTCGTCAGCTGCCGACGACCACCTTGATCATCTCATCTCATCGAACCGTTCAGAAAGAATACGAACGGAGGTGCCACTGCCTGGTCGATTGCCGTCTGTGCTGCCATGACTAGGAAAAGGCCTTGCCGTCGATAGCCCGGACGCCCGCGCGATATTCCAACTTCTGTCTCCTCGTCGCGTGTCCTTCTTCAAGGGTGCTGAAGGAGAGTAGCTGCATGCCTAGCCGTTCATGCCAGCTCACATCATCCGTCACTGCAATTCAGGACCAATTGGAGGTGTGCCTGCAGAGCGGCAATGGGGTAGCGTACACATGCCATGCACCCATCGCTGCATGCGGCGTGCGCCTCTTCGTGTGATGCGTATTGCCGCCCCCATGCATCACGCATCCCTGGCAGAATTAATGCATTCGTCAGATCCTGGTCGGATGGCTTCCAGAAGGTGATCCGTGATCCTTCAAACTCATCGCAGAAAATCGACTCATACAATTTCTTCGTCTGTCAGCAACCATGATCGCACCCTTGGAACAACCAGAGATTCGACCAGATTCAAGTCCGTGTCCGTGTCCTTCATCCCGGGCGGGAATTTTGCCGTGCAGAATTTTCATCGTCACATCAAGCCCGCTGGAGTTTTCTGCACACCTGCTGCTCTCGGACCTGTCACTGGCGGGACGCTCGCACAACAAGGCAGACCTCTACGCTGTTGGCAGTCAAATCCCAGCGAATGATTCGCAGGAAAAAAGAGAGCGAATGCAGCCAACGACGAACAGCGCACCAAGAAGGCTCATTCCTCCCGCTTCGGCTAGAGCTAGCGACCCGCCCCACTTCCCCTGATTGGTTGCGGATGATCGTCCACCGTCAGAAATGCGACCCAAAACCTTCTGTGCCAAGTATACCGTCCATTGTGTCCTCAACGTCTGCTCTCGTCCAACTAGGCGGTGACCATCATCTTGACCTTGCACGAGGGCGGTGGCAGCAATGGAGTGAAAAGTCTGCTTGCACGTATCCACCGCGGAACATACAATCCATGACCATCTTCGATTGACCCATAGCCGAGCAGAAAGCTTGGGTTTCAGACTGGTACGACCGATCATGCCACTTTCCGTCGTTATCAGCATACCCTAGGCAGGAGCTTAACTCATGCGCCACAGAGTCCGCGCCGGTGGATGACCGTCCCCAAGTCCGTTCACCGCTGCCTGGACACGAAACACGGAACATATTCACTGTCAAGGAACGACAGGCGAAACGAAAGGCCGCCATCTGCCTGGGACTCAAGCAGGGCAGCGAGGGCACTGAGTAATGCCACCACACTTCCCCCTTGCAAGCTGCGTTCGTCCCACCGGGTGCTCGCAGTCTGTCAATTTTCTTCCCGCCTGCCCTCCTGTCAATTTCCTCCAAACCATCCACCCCGCCACGCCGCAGCGGCGTTCTCCACCACCCAAACCGGCCAGCTGCAGTAAACCGCCGCCGCGAGTCCACACTCCGCATTCCCGTACGACCTGATACCTTGCAGTGCGTTTGATCCAGTGCACGCTTTCAGACGAACCGCAGTGAGTGCAGCCAGCCGTTGTTTGTGGTTCGTTTGAGCAACGCGAACGGTGAGGTTGTGACTATCGGCGGCATCGCGCGACTGCGGCGGGAGAGTGCATGAGCATGTGATCGTTCCGACAGGTGAGGTGCGTTTACTGTTGCCTTTCCAAATTCTGTGCTGTTTGTGCGAGGAGTGGCGCGGAGTCTGGATTTCTTGTCCTGCCCACCATCATTTCTGGTCCGTTCCTGCGTCAATGCGATGCCAGAGATCTCAACGACTGGTTGAGAGACTGTCATCGCCTGTTTGCATAGTTGCCCAGTTTTCCGATTTATCTCAGATTAATTCTGTGGAGCACATCTCCATGGCAAAAGGCAAGCATCTCTCCTCAATTTCATCATCTTTCCATCATCCGCCAATGGTTCATGTAACACAAGCCCCCACAGCAAAATGCAGGGCCCAACTCGGTTCCGTTCAATGTCGTCAAATAATGGCTGGTTCAATATCCACAAATCAATGCCCACGCGGAGAAAGAAGTTTATCGAAATGCCTCATCCGTGTTTTGTGCTTCCACACTATTTCTTTGTTTCCCCACGCTCTCGCTTGGTCTGTCTTTGTGCGACGCGGAGGTGGGCAATGGACAACTCGACATCGGTCGGCAGTGATGCTGTTTTGAAAGCCCACCTCATCGAAGTTCTGTCGATGGGTACGAATTCCATCGACGGACGTTCGAATTGTGTGGGTATGTTCTCATTCTGAGTGTCCATTTGCATTACGACCTCCAGTCCGCGACTCTCGCTTCTCATTCTTGTGGATTTCTTGCTCGATTACGGCTCGCACGCGCAAGCAGCCAGCGATATGGTGCTTACAAGATGCAGAGAAGCGAGCCATGTAGGTGAGCATCTATCATGATTCACTCTATTCTCAACATTCGGCTTGTGAGTGAGACAGACTTGCATGTCTCATTCACATGATTCTGAATTTTCACATGCTTTGTTCAGCGACAACGTGGCCAAGAACGGCCTGTTCACATGTGAAGAGAACAAAGCAAGTCCTCACTATGCTTCCGAGACTACCACTTTCTACCGCATACCGGAATCCACGACGAACACAACCATAACCGCCACTGTTCTAATCAACATGGCCCACGTGTCGTTCGCACCCGGCGGATCAACTCCAAGCGACAATGGCCACGCATACGACGATGCTACTCACTCACCGCGCGGTCCTCTACGAGTGACGAACGATTCCAACCACAAACACAAGCCACACGATTTGAACCTCCAACACACAAGCCCAACCAACACCGAGGAGTCACTTGAAGACTCGCGTCAGACCTCCCTCGGCTTGGATCCCGCCAATGCCAACCTACTCCTCGATGTCATGATCAAAGTCCGCTTAATACCCGTCGCTCTCGGTCTCAAGCACTCAAGGAACTTCGAAGACATCAGTCGTGCTCTGACAGAAGCCTACGCCGTCCACAAATACGCCGAAGCATGCGGCGCAAGCACAGCGATCGTAGCGAGATGTTGCTACTACATCGCCGTCGGCGAGTACGGCGTCAATGGAAAGGACAGGTATCGAAGCCGGACTTACCTGTGGTTCGAGCAGGCTCTGGATGCGGCTGGAGTCTACGATGAGAGCATCTGGGCACAGCAGTGGATCGACTACTACGACGACTTGATGCTCAATCCGGGGAGAAgcgaggcggcgaggaggaagatgtctAGCTTCGGCGCCGCTCACGACCGAGTCCGCGCCGCAAAGGCTCAGCCACAGACCTCAGACAAAAGCGATATCCGCCATACCGAACTCCTCACCGAGCCCGAACCTGGCGTTCTCATCCTCACTCCCGTGAGCAAACGCTTCTCGCTGGACGTCAGAGACGACTACACCTCCCCTACCTCTCCCAGCGCCCCCTCGTCTCGACGCTTCTCCGCGGAAATGTCCACCATCTCCGGCGACTACAACACCGAATCCCCTCCATCCACATCTGATCGTGCCGGAGGTGAGCGGATCCCCGACTTTTCCAGCGAGGAGGGAAGCGGGTACAGTTCCTCTCCGTGCCCAAGTCTCACGACCGGCACGACCGTGCAATCCATCACCAACTTCAGCCCGGACTTCAATCTACAGCAACCAACCTCGCCTTCCGGTCGTAAAGACGCTGCGTCTCTGGCGGAAGAGCTTGACCGCGCACAATCGCCCAAGACGCCGTCGAAACCGGAGCGGCCGGGGTCTTCGGGCACAATGGCTGCAGCGGtcgcggaggcggaggcgagaGAAAaggaggaagggaaagaGTTGCTTGGGAAGAGGAGTCAAGGAAGGAAGTCGATTGAGTTTGTGAAGAGGAGTGTGAGTGCTTTTTTGTTTTCATCGAAAGAGTCGAAGTTGACGGAGGGGTTGTTGGAGGATGGCGAGAGTCCGGATTTTGGACCGAAGAGTGGAGGAAGTGTGAAGGTTGAAGGTGAGGAGGGGTTGGGAGAGACGTGGTAGTGTATAGTTTGGTCATTGTGTAAAGTATAGGTTCCTTTGGTTGTCAATAACAGGGAGCGATGGCACTCGTTCTATTGCATCGGTCTTCGTTGAGATGGTGCCTTCGACTATACTCTTGAATTTGATGTCTGTCAATCCGTTAACCATGACCACCACTCTGCTCATGCTCCAAAGCCTGTGATATGAAAGTCGTGTTGTTAGAGAAAGTGATGATCTCGTCGGGCCGTTCACCCACATCCCGGTCTGATCGAGGGGCATTGGATTTGGGAGAGCTCAATTAAAAGTTGAAGCTCACCgcccctccttcttcacacGAACACAACATACATTTCTCCACCACACCCActcttcaacatcaccaTGGTCGCAGGATCTTGCCTCATTACCGGCGGCACGGGCTACATTGGCTCCTtcaccgccctcgccctcctcgaagccGACTACAaagtcgtcatcgtcgacaaCCTCTacaactcctccgccgaagTCCTCAACCGCATCGAGCTCATCTGCGGCAAACGCCCCGAATACGTCCAATGCGACATCACCGACGAGAAAAAGCTGGACGAGGTCTTCGCCGCACACCCGGACATTGACAATGTCATCCACTTCGCAGCGTTGAAAGCCGTGGGCGAGTCCGGCGAGATCCCCCTCGACTACTACCACACCAACGTGTACGGCACGCTATGCCTCCTCCGTTCGATGAAGAAGCACAATGTCACCaacatcgtcttctcctcctctgccacCGTCTACGGCGACGCAACTCGCTTCCCCGACATGATTCCCATCCCTGAACACTGCCCTCTGGGCCCGACGAACCCCTACGGCAGCACCAAGTTCACGGTCGAAATGATGATCACAGATTTCGTCAACGCAGAACGCTCCAACGCGAAAAAAGCAGGCACAGACGGGGAGAAGTTCAACGCTGCACTCCTCCGATACTTCAACCCAGCGGGCAGCCACCCCAGCGGCGTGATGGGCGAAGACCCTCAGGGCGTACCATACaaccttctccctctcctcgcaCAAGTCGCCGTCGGCAagcgcgagaaactcctCGTATTCGGAGACGGTGAGTCTCAACTCCCTTATCCCTGCATACGAAAACCTTAACCCACTGACACATCGCCCATGATTCAGACTACGACTCCAAAGACGGCACCGCCATCCGCGACTACATCCACATTCTCGACCTCGCCCGCGGGCACCTCGTGGCTCTCAACCACCTCCGCTCCCACCACCCCGGCGTCCGAGCCTGGAATCTTGGAACCGGCAAAGGCAGTACCGTCTTTGAGATGATCAACGCCTTCTCCAGCGCTGTGGGCCGCAAGTTGCCGTACGAAGTTGTAGGCCGGAGAGCGGGAGATGTGTTGAACCTGACGGCGAATGCGACGAGGGCGAATGAGGAGTTGGGATGGAAGACGGAGTTGACACTGGAGGATGCGTGTAAAGACTTGTGGCGGTGGACGGAAAATAACCCGCAGGGGTATAGACAGGAGCCGCCGAAGGAGTTTGTGGAGGCGCTGAAGAGGAAGTAGAAAGAGAGTGGGAGAGAAGGTGGGACAAGTGGACGGTGGAGAATTGGATCATAGAGGATACCTGCATAGGAGGGGGTTTCGCAAGAATGATTTGCATAGAGCGCTGGTTCGCAGCGTGCATATATTGTTAAAAGAGCGTAGATAAAGTTGGTGCGCATCAAATCACAAAATCATCGCGAGAGCAATAGTCCTCCGACCTGTTGAAGATCTGCCGGGGCCTCGTTGAGTAGGCTCAAAAGTGCAATCTCCCTTCCCTTTCTTTCCACTTCTcctcactcctcctcctcgcagcTCGCCGATCTCCAGGCTCGGGAATATACTGAAGCCAGCTTCGTGGCTTGAGTGAAGACTCGATCTCGAGTCTACGGCAATCTGCCGTTCAAAAGCAATTCCTGCTTTTCACCCATGTCAGCTAGACAGGGTGAAAGGTGCATTTCGCACCTCGATCAAAGACAGATCATCTTCGGTGGAAGATAAAAGTCTCAGTACGAGACTTTTAGCACATTTCGTGCTCGATAAATGACCACCTTACGTGGTCATACCGCTCCTTTCCGCCTCCTCTTCAGCCACTGCCAGTTGGCTCAGAGTCCCCGCTCACCATCGgctccctcccctccttcAACGGCAAATAAATCCTCGTCCACAATTCACTCGCCTCCCCGATCGTATACCCCAACTCCACCATCTGCATGCCCGCCTCCTCGTCCCCACCTTCCATATGTTCCAGTTGAGAAATCACATGATCCAACCCCAACGCTTTGCCAATCGCTTGCGTCCCCGTCGCATCGAGGTTGACATGCACGATGTGGATATGGAAATGATAATACGTGGGCTGGTAATGCACATAGAATTTCAACATATCGACTTCCACATCGGGGTACATTCCCGCCACCGTCGTAGCAAGGGTAGAGCGGAGATGTCGCAGCCAAGGGACGGAAGACTTCTTCAGGTCTCGCACGGACCAGATATCGCGACGGGAGacgagagcgaggaggtGCAGTGACGACTCCGTTTGGCGATCCCAGTTCAAAtccgggaggaggaggaagtcgtctTGAGGATCCGACTCGGCGGAGCGGAAGAGGACGTTTTCTTGTTCTTTGCGGCCTTCGAGGATGTTGAAGACCCAGTTTAAACGCCCTTCTTCCCGGCATAGACGCATGTACGGACGTACATACTTGGAGTAGATTTCGGGGGTTTCGACGACGTAGCGGACTTGTTGGAAGGAGTGTTTCTGGATGTGCTTTTCTGTGCACGGGTAGATGAGGTTGAGTTTGAGGTCGGGAGGGGTGGGGTTGTCGAGGGTCTTGGTGGGGGTGCTGGAGGCGAGGTACCAGCGGTagatgtcgttgtcgccgaGGTTTTGGATGTGGGAGAGGAGTTTGGGGAGAGAGGTGAGGTGTCGTGGGTCCGTGGAGAAGGCGCCGCGttcggcgatgaggagggcTGGCTGGGAGCTGATTGTtccgaggaggatgatgcggCGGCCTTGAgaggtggtgttgaggaGGCGGGTGAATTTGAAgtcggtgaggagggagttgGTTGCAGTTTGGGAGGTGGATGCCGTCTTGGAGTTGTCCTCCGTTTGAGAGCTGGCTGCCTCCTGGGGTACTTCTGCCATGTTGACTTGCGGGACCAGTCCTGGCAGTGATTTGGAGTGAGAATGGCAAGGTGAGGTTCAGTCGCAATAGCAAGGTGGGCCTGCAATTCTCCGAGAAAGCACGGAAGAGTGGTTCTCCCGCTCGGCCCGTCCCGTCACCAATGACCCGATTGAGCTTTAGCGCGACGCTGGCACAACAACACGAAAGCGGCTTTGAACTTCACAACTCTCCGTCTCTCTCTGGAATGCGGCACGACGGGATGCAAACGGAACAATCGACCATGAACAATTCACCCTTCAACTCTGCGCGCATCTCTTCTTGCTCGATCACATTTGCGCAGAGAATGTCTCTCCCATTCACTCGCGCATAACATCGCCAGGAACGCACTTCACTCTCACCCACGCCAACCGTGTCgtccacttcacttcctccaccaGGAAAAACATCTGCGCATTGTGAAGCGAAAGACTCGACAATCACAAGGAAACCCACGGCCCGGACCGTGCTCAAGCTCCAGCTCGAATTACTTCATCCCACCGACTCGAcaaattcttctcttcttcttccatcaccaccatcaccaccaccaccgcacaTTGTCCGCCGCTCCTGGCCTCCACCACTCCGACTGTGCCGTCTTGGTTCGATACCACCACCCATACAACACTTGCGCCGCCGAGAGGTCACCGCCCTGTTCACCTTCACATCTCAATCACAACCCTGTTCCGACTTCATCGACATCACTCGCAAGCGCAGCGCCAAGCCAAGTCACTCGACAGCTTCATCCTCTCGCTTCGCCACCACACCCACCACGCCGCCTCTCTCATACCAgaaccatcaccatcatggCCACTCCTCGAGTCACACGTTCGCGCGCCTCCGCCACGCCGCAGCCGCAAGCCCTCGAAGCTGCGCAGCACCGCCCAAACTTCTCGTACGGTACCCGCGGTCCAGCTGCTCCCAATGCCCAGGTCGCAAATGATGAGGCAAATTTTGATAATGTCTTCCAAAGCAGTCGAGCCACTCCGCAACCAGAGCCAGTGGCCAAGCCAGGCAAAGGCAAGGCCAAGCAGCAAGACAGCATGGAGCCAGAGAGCGCCGTCGGACCACGGCCACCCACTCGTTTCCAGAATCCCGGCCTCTACGAGGACGGTGAACCGGGACCGCCACCCCGCCCGCCAGTCCCAGCTTTCGACGCCGCTCCTCTCCGCACTGCTCCCCGTGTTCAAACCCCTGCCGCCGCCCCTCTCCGCACCGCTCCCCGTGTTCAAACTCCTGCCGCCGCTCCCATTGCCACAGCTCCTGTCCAGCCAGCCGGAAACGTTCAGCCCTGGTCGTTCACCGTCTTTCTTCACGCCGTTCCACGCTGGGTGAAGGAGGCCACCATGTTCAAGAACTGCATGGCCTTTCTCTTTCTCGCCACCTTCCTCCTTGGCGTTCTCACGGCCGGCTTGCTCACAGCGAGCTTTCTCCCGGTGGGACCGCTTGGTCCGGCGAGGGactctctcctcggcggctTCAAGCGCACCCTCGGCCTCCCATACTTCGACCTCCCTCCGAACAGCACAGTCGTTGATACGCGCCTGTGGGGCAATTCACCCGCCTTGCAGGAGCAGATCAACGCGCAGACCTACTGGAATCGCGAGTTTCGCAATAACATCCTGGCGCAAATCGAAATCACCGGCGGTTTGAGGAGGGATCTCTCTCTGGCGAACGAGACACTGAGCCAACTGAGCCAGATACTGCCGTCCATGATGGCTGTCGTTGAGAGAGACGGAAAGCTCGAAATTCCGGAAATCTTCTGGGATGCTCTGCTCGACAAGGTCGGTTCGGACGCTGCCGCTCCACTTTGGGAGAACTTTCTGAGGCTCAACGAAGACTGGCTCGCCAAGCAACAAAATGCCACACTTCAGGGGAAGTTGGACACCTTCCAGGTCGATCGCAAGCTCATCGATCGGGAAGAGTTCACCGCAACTCTGGAGCGCAATCAGGCATACATCGACAGCCACCTCGACGAACACCTCGACGCTTTCCGCACCAAACTCCTGCACGATGCCCAGAGAGAGGTCCAGAGACAAGCCACCACAATCCTCGAAAGCTCACCTGCCTACAAGATCTCCCGAGCCCAGCTCTCGACACTCGCCCTCACCAACCTACTCATGAACATTAACGATGCTCAGAGAGACATCAATTGGTTGACGCGAGCTACAGACGCACTGATTGATCCTCGATACACCTCCAAGACCCAGGATAGCCGAATCGCCAGTGCCAAGACCTGGTACCAGCGATTGTTCATCAAGCTCGTACCTGCTGCTGTCCCTGCCTACCCACCGGCCATGGCACTGCTGGGCTGGGATGAAGCCGGACAGTGCTGGTGCACTCCCACCAGTAAAGGCGAGACAGAAGCCGGTCAGCTGGGCGTCCTTCTCGGCCACACGATCTCACCTCAAAAGTTCTACATCGAACATGTTCCAGCCAGGGCCACCCGCAACATCCATTCAGCGCCACAAGAGTTTGAACTCTGGGCGCAGATGAACTCGTCCGCTGAAGTCAAGCGTGTGCACGATATCATGGTCGACGACGATTACTACTACCAGTACCCACCCGAGAAGGCCTTCAAGAATGGAGGACCTTGCGGCAAACCTCCCCGAGGCGAAGACACCTGGATTTGCATCCTCCGCCAGAAGTACGACATTCACAACCACAACCACTTCATGAACTGGGAAGTACCATTCTCACCGGCGCTCAACATGACCACCAACCGTATCGTGGTGCGAGCGAAAACCAACTGGGGCGCTCCCCACACTTGCTTCTACCGCGTTCGCCTCACTGGCGTCGAAGTCCGCGATGAGCCTGATCCGGAGAGACCCATTCCGAGAATGGAGCCGAAGGAAATTGACAATTCTTACATGATGAAGACCATGGCTGTTGACCGCCGCTTCATCTGATTATTGAGGAGAGTGATGGAAAGACCTGACTCGGAGTCAATTGTGCATGCATAGCGAGGTGTTTTTGACGGACTTGATTTGCATAGCGAAGGGAAATACCCATGGGATTGATGGCGTTTTTGGGAAGTGCTGCTGCAGAAAACAGCAAAAAGAGGTTGAATACGTGCTGCGATGAGTGCAGGATAGGTCACTGTAGCAGTCAGTCGATGAAAGGGAATCAGAACCTCAATGCAACTTTCGAACATTACTTTCATGCATTTCCTGCATTGTCATACATGTCGTTGACGACTACTGATTGAGCACAGTAGCTGCTCGTGAGAGGAAGCGTATCCCTCCGACACTCACGCCAACCCTTGAACAATCGCAGCCACGAGTTCCTTCGCCGGTGCTCGAACAAACATCCTATCGCTACGCTGATCGATCGTTTGCTTACACTGAACGACCTGTCAAACGCCTACCTCCATGATCATGCGAGGTCCGAAGAACCTATTCACGACATCCATAACGGCAATGCGTCTCGACTCTGTTCCCAGATATATACACAACGCTCCAACCTCAACAAGAGCTCTCCTTCAACACAACAGCTTCAACAGCTTCAACACCTTCACACCCAGACCACCAACCCACCAACCAAGCCAACAAACCCCCAGCCAAACCCACACAACCAAGCAACCCCAACCCATCCCAAAATGGCCCTCCCAGAACGAGACCTCACAACCTCCCCCTCCACAACCTACGATCCCGCCCGCGACATCCCGCAACCCCACCCctttcctccacctccccctccacccAATCCCACAACAACACCTTCTCcccacctcccctccctcgccCCCGACTCCCTCGGCCGACCCTGGTGGAAATCCATAATCAGCTACCAAATCTGGCCCATGTCCTTCCAAGACTCCAACGGCGACGGCATCGGCGACATCCGGGGCATCATCTCCCGCCTCGACTACCTCCAAAACCTCGGGATTGACTGCATCTGGTTGAGTCCCACCTATCAGTCGCCAATGGAAGACTGGGGCTACGACATTTCCGATTACGGCGCCATCCACGATCAATTCGGCACGCTCGCCGATATGGAGGATTTGATAAGAGAGGTGCATGAGAGGGGGATGTATATCCTTCTTGATCTGGTGATTACGCATACGAGTGATCGACATGCCTGGTTTCGGGAGAGTtgttcgtcgaggacgaaTGGGAAGGCGGATTGGTATACTTGGGCGGATCAACGGCCGAACCATGAGATTGATGGGCAGGTTGTGGAGGAGCCGACGAATTGGCGCGCGGCGTTTGGAGGGAGTGCGTGGACGTGGGTTCCTGCGAGGGAGCAGTATTATATTCATTTGTTTTTGGAGAGTCAGCCGGATTTGAATTGGGAGTGTGAGGGGATGAGGGAGGCGGTTTATGAGAGTGCGGTGAAGTTTTGGTTGGAGAGGGGGGTTGATGGGTGTGAGTTTGTCCGAGGTTTTGGGGATTGGAGGTGGATTTTGCTGACTGTGAGACAGTTCGACTCGATACCGCGAACCGGTTTTGCAAGGACATGTCGCTTCCGGATGCGGAGGTCAAGGTCGAGGGAAAGTGGCAGCCTGGATCGAAGTAAGTTTGAAGGATGCCGCTCGAGACGTTACTCTTTGCTTCGGCGAGGTCTTCAATGCGACTTGAAACCTCCTCCTTTGAGCTGCAGCTGACGCTCTCCCTCTGTTCTCAGGTATTACATCAACGGCCCGAAGATGCACGAATGGCTCAAGGAGCTCCGTACCAAGATCGCCGCAGACACCAACGACCGAGACATCATGCTCGTCGGCGAGCTACCCCTGACTCCGTATGAGGAGCTTCTCCGCTATGTTCGACCagcggagaaggagttgAGCATGGTCTTCGACTTTGATGTCGTCAAGCTCGGTAACAACGACAACCCTGACGAATTCGCGAAGCACGAGGTCAGCAACTTCAGCGACAAGGATGAGAGTTATACACTTCCCAAGTTCAAGACCGCTGTCCAAAAGGTGCAGAACCTGATGACCGATACTGACGCCTGGGGTACGGTGTTCATGGAGAACCACGACCAACCTCGCTCCATCGCTCGATACGCAACTCCCGAGCCGAAACACTGGCGCGCAGCCGGCAAACTCCTCTGCCTACTCCAGACGACTCTCTCCGGCACGCAATTCATCTTCCAAGGCCAAGAAGCCGGTATGCTCAACATGCCCACCAACTGGAAGGAGTCCGAGTTCCGCGATCCCGACGCAATTATCTACATCCGAGACTACTGCGACATGCACCACAAGACCGACCACCGCGCGAATCAGAAAGCAATGGAAGGTGTGTTCAAAGTCGGCCGCGACAACTCCCGTACTCCCGTCCAATGGGACGATGGCCCGAACGGCGGTTTCACGGGCTCCAATCCCAGCTGGATGTCCGTGAACCCGAATTACCACTGGCTGAACATCAAAGCTCAGCAAGATGAGCCGGACAGTATCTGGACCTTTTGGAAGCAGCGCATCGCTATGCGGAAAGAGCATAAAGAGCTGTTCATGTTCGGCACGTTTGCAGTGTACGATTATGAGAACCGCCAGACGTTCACGTATACCAAGATGGCGGCGGATGGTCAGACGGCGCTGGTCATGTTGAATTTCTCGGATGAGGAAGTTCCGTTGAGTACGGTGCAGAGGCATTTGCTTGGGCATGAGTATCGACTGTTGGCGAGTAATGGTGG
It encodes the following:
- the GALE gene encoding UDP-glucose 4-epimerase (UDP-galactose 4-epimerase; uridine diphosphoglucose epimerase; galactowaldenase; UDPG-4-epimerase; uridine diphosphate galactose 4-epimerase; uridine diphospho-galactose-4-epimerase; UDP-glucose epimerase; 4-epimerase; uridine diphosphoglucose 4-epimerase; uridine diphosphate glucose 4-epimerase; UDP-D-galactose 4-epimerase No Information about this Gene in Kegg), whose amino-acid sequence is MVAGSCLITGGTGYIGSFTALALLEADYKVVIVDNLYNSSAEVLNRIELICGKRPEYVQCDITDEKKLDEVFAAHPDIDNVIHFAALKAVGESGEIPLDYYHTNVYGTLCLLRSMKKHNVTNIVFSSSATVYGDATRFPDMIPIPEHCPLGPTNPYGSTKFTVEMMITDFVNAERSNAKKAGTDGEKFNAALLRYFNPAGSHPSGVMGEDPQGVPYNLLPLLAQVAVGKREKLLVFGDDYDSKDGTAIRDYIHILDLARGHLVALNHLRSHHPGVRAWNLGTGKGSTVFEMINAFSSAVGRKLPYEVVGRRAGDVLNLTANATRANEELGWKTELTLEDACKDLWRWTENNPQGYRQEPPKEFVEALKRK
- the MgAGL1 gene encoding uncharacterized protein, coding for MALPERDLTTSPSTTYDPARDIPQPHPFPPPPPPPNPTTTPSPHLPSLAPDSLGRPWWKSIISYQIWPMSFQDSNGDGIGDIRGIISRLDYLQNLGIDCIWLSPTYQSPMEDWGYDISDYGAIHDQFGTLADMEDLIREVHERGMYILLDLVITHTSDRHAWFRESCSSRTNGKADWYTWADQRPNHEIDGQVVEEPTNWRAAFGGSAWTWVPAREQYYIHLFLESQPDLNWECEGMREAVYESAVKFWLERGVDGFRLDTANRFCKDMSLPDAEVKVEGKWQPGSKYYINGPKMHEWLKELRTKIAADTNDRDIMLVGELPLTPYEELLRYVRPAEKELSMVFDFDVVKLGNNDNPDEFAKHEVSNFSDKDESYTLPKFKTAVQKVQNLMTDTDAWGTVFMENHDQPRSIARYATPEPKHWRAAGKLLCLLQTTLSGTQFIFQGQEAGMLNMPTNWKESEFRDPDAIIYIRDYCDMHHKTDHRANQKAMEGVFKVGRDNSRTPVQWDDGPNGGFTGSNPSWMSVNPNYHWLNIKAQQDEPDSIWTFWKQRIAMRKEHKELFMFGTFAVYDYENRQTFTYTKMAADGQTALVMLNFSDEEVPLSTVQRHLLGHEYRLLASNGGQLKEGLRPWEGRVYIIREGLKAEMDATSVVSELQDREGSHGRGDGREFCDPAWSGLDM